The DNA sequence TGCTAAAATTATAAATCATGTTTATTATGGATTCTAATTCTATTGCATCTGCTGCTTAGGGAATACAAAAAATTATGCATGCAAAAATATTTTCAGCTACAACGATTGGTATTGAAGCACATCTGGTTGAGGTAGAAGTCGATCTTTCCTATGGCATGCTCCAATTCTTTATTGTAGGATTGCCCGATACTGCTATTAAAGAAAGCCGGCAACGCATTGCAACTGCAATCAAAAATAGCGGCATTCGATTGCCCGAACGAAAAATTACCGTAAATTTAGCGCCCGCCGATTTAAAAAAAGAGGGAACGCTTTTTGATTTGCCGATCGCAATTGGAATTCTGGCAGCGGCACAATTAATAAAAATTGAATCGGCATTTTTGCATGAAACACTTATTATTGGAGAACTTTCGCTCGATGGAACCATTCGTTCCATAAAAGGAGCATTGCCTATTGCATTCGATGCTCAAACATTAGGAAAAAAAAGATTAATTGTTCCCAAAGAAAATGCGCACGAAGCAGCACTTATTAATGGTATTGAAGTGATTGGTGTTTCAAATCTTGTCGAAATAATTTCATTTCTGCGCGCGGAAATATCAATTGCCCCAACCCAAAGTTCGTATGTTCCTAAAAATACCATTTGGGGCGATTTAGATTTTGGCCAAGTAAAAGGGCAACATCAAGCAAAACGTGCTTTGCAGATTTGCGCTGCAGGCAGGCATAATATTTTATTTATCGGGCCGCCAGGATCTGGCAAAACGATGCTTGCAAAACGGCTCCCTTCAATTATGCCGCCATTATCGTTTCAAGAAATTTTAGAAACCACCAAAGTGTATTCGGTGAGCGGTAAATTGCAAAAACAGTTAATTACCGCTCGTCCATTTCGCAATCCGCATCACACCATTTCGCAAGCGGGGCTTGTAGGTGGAGGCTCATTCCCGCAGCCGGGAGAAATAAGCTTAACACATAACGGCATTCTCTTTTTGGATGAACTTACAGAATTTAAGCGCACCACGCTTGAAGTGCTCCGCCAACCACTCGAAAATAAATCGGTCTGCATTTCACGCGCAAATCAAAGCGTTACATTTCCTGCGTCATTTTTACTCATTGCAGCGCTCAATCCCTGCCCTTGTGGATTTCTTGGCGATGCAAAACGAAATTGCCACTGCTCGCGCACCGCAATAGAACATTATTTAGCGAAATTATCGGGCCCTCTTTTAGATCGTATCGACTTGCAAATCAATGTGCCATCACTCGATTACGATACGCTCAAGAAAACCGATGCCCCTGCACTTACTTCTGCCGAACTTTTTGCTGGTGTTCAAAAAGCACTCGATGCTCAAGTAAAACGATTTGGAAATCAGCATGAATTTAATAGCAACATGACCTCGCAACAGATTGATGAATTTTGCGTCTTAACCGCCGAAGCGGAACATCTGATAAAGCAAGCTTTTGGAAAATTGCATCTAAGTATGCGCGGCTATCATAAAATATTAAAAGTTGCCCGAACAATTGCAGATATTGAGAGCTCAGCCGTAATTGAAATGCCTCACATTCGTGAAGCTATATTCTATAGATCGCTTGATGCAACGCTGGAGAAAATGCGTTCATGATCCTTGGCATTGGTATCGATTCAGCAGAGATCGAACGTTTTTTAGATTGGGACAAATTTACACACCGGCAATTACTCAAATTTTTCAGTCAGCGCGAAATCGATTATTGCACATCGATCCCTGCAAAAAGCGCTGAACGATTTGCCGCCCGGTTTGCAGCAAAAGAAGCACTTTATAAAGCGCTTTCAAACCTGAGACCACAAAAGCCATTTTTGCTCTTAACCGTTGCTAAAAAATGTGAAATTTACCAAGAAACCGATACCGCTCCTTCTATGCGAATCGACTGGACTTTCTTTATATCAACATTTTTTCCACACCTTAAAACAGCTCCAATTGCCCATTTAAGCATCACGCACACGCGCGCAATCGCTACAGTTTGTATAATCTTAGAGAGTAAATCCGATTACCTGTTGACAAAGAACAAAAAAAGCGTACTATTACCAGTACAAAAGCGCATTTCAATAAGATATTGCAAATAAGCGTTTTGAAAATTGAAAAACAAGTTTGACGCGGGGTAGAGCAGCCTGGTAGCTCGTTGGGCTCATAACCCAAAGGTCGCTGGTTCGAATCCAGCCCCCGCCACCAATTTTACGTCTGTCTGAGCATTTTGCGCTCAAAAACTTCGATTGGCATGGCCTCTTCTTAACGAATCGTCTTCTCTTCCTCAATTTTTTGTGTTCATATTTTTTTATTTCATCCCAGGATTACGACTTTCTTTATTACTATCGCTATTCACCTGATTTTTCAGCACCTTTTTGACTAAAAAAGTGCCGTCTTTTCTTATTATTCTTTTTGAAGGAATCTTCTTTCTTTATAACTATAGTTATCTATTTAGCTTTGCGCCGCTTTTTTAGCGTGTAAAAAGTTTTCTAATAGCCCGACTTTATAGAAATAAACTAATTTCATATTTGTCATTTATGTAAAAATGTAGCCAGTTTGACATTGTTTTTTAATTCAATTATTATGAATAAAGCATGCGTACATTGGTATTTTACGTTGGCCCGAGCCTTTTAACTTAAGTTTCAAATGTTGGTTATGTTTTTTTCATTATCATTATTATTTGAGTTTTCTGCTCTTCCTATCGGTAACCCTCAAGATCATTTAAAGAGCGCAGACAAGAAGATAGGTTCTAATCGGTCAAATAATGAACAACCTTTGATGCCAGATTCGCAATTATTGCAGTGTCCTTCTCTTGATTAATATTAATTATTTATATGGGGTTATTTTTATGAACTATTTATTACTGATATGTGCATTCATGATGCATTTATCTATTTTTTCTATGGAAAATCCGAACACCAACAATAAATCTACAAATGATGGATTGGCAATAGTCAAAAAACTAGATGGTCACCCTGGCATCGTTGATAAGATATTTCAATACGTGCAAGCGGCGCGCGTCAGAGAACTTAATGGTTTTAAGGCATTAATGCCTGACGACAAAAATGTTCAATTTTGCGATGAAGATGAAAATCCTATAGCGATAGATCCTGTTCTTGTTTTTGGCGGCATACAAACAAAGGGAGATAAGCAGATTTTTGTTATTCCCAATAACAGTATCCCTGGATTACGCGTGAAAAAAGATGGTACTCCCAAAAAAGTAAGCGCTTTACAGCAAGAAAAATCTGCTATCAAGTTTGAAACTAAACAATCAAGCAAAACATCTCCCCAAGTAAGAGTAACAAAAACACTTGATGATAAAAAAGAAACACTTTATTCGCCAAAAACATCAATCACTATTAATAACAATAACCCGTTAGCAAGTCTTTTTGCTCGTGTTACTCCTGTAACTACACAGCAAACCGCGCGCAGTCTTTTTTCTACTGGAAAACCAAAAGATGTTGCTCTCAAGACATTCGCAAATGGCAGATTTGTTTACGTTGGCAGCGATCGCGTGTTTGATCACCTCACTGAACAAATAGCTGTATTGCCCAAAAAAATAAATCGATCATCGGTTATATATTTCACGCCGACTATTTTTGAATCAACTCCGGTGAATAAATTGAAGAATATTGAATCTGCAAAAAAGCATAAGAAAAATTAAATCTTTGTTTTGAAACTACGGGATTATTATGAACATATTATTTTTAGCTTTCATCGCATTCTCATTTTCTACCTTATGTATGGAAAATGATTCTAAGAAAATCGTTAAAACGTACCAAGGGCGCGCACGTCTTAATACAGCGGACGTAAATAAGAGCGCGACTCAACTGCAACCTATTAATACGCAAGCAGCAACCAACGTTGTTCCAAAAAAAACAAAAGTTCCAAAACAGGTAACATTTGGATTAGCGAAAGTTATTGCTGAGGAAAATAATAGTAAAGCTGTTCCTGAACCAAAAGAAGATAATAAATGGGTTCACTTTGATGACGAAATAAGTATTGCGGCACATTTATTGAAACCTAAAAATACTTTCAAAATCTCGAAAAAAGTAACTATTGCACCTCAGGGATTGCAGTTTGAGAGAGATCAAGACGGAAAACTCCAAATGCAGGACGGATGTTTTATCGTTAAAGAACCTAAATCTGGAAAAACCAACCTTTGGCTGCATGGTGCAAATGAGCAAGTATTAATTAACCACGTCGGGCAAAAAGGAATCCATACCGTTGGCAACAATATGAAAGTGATTATTAAGCCAGATACGGAAGCTCGATTAGTTACCACCATTAATAAGCAAGAGGGTAAACTCACTTTTTATTCTCTGTTGCCGACAAACAACAGCCGATTAGACGCGGTTTCTGAAAGTTATGAAATCTCAGCTCTTGAGAGCAAAGGCATTAACAAGATTATTGTTGGCCCTGATGCTCACATAAAATTCCGTGGAGCAAAATCAAGTTCACAAAAACCTATGATATTCTTTACTGAGCAAAAACAAGAAAAGAAATAATCGTACTAATTATATTAATAGGGATATCACGCTCGATATCCCTATTTTTTTTCATCTCGATCATTTAAAAACCGTTCCATATTTTTAAGCAATTCTTTTGCATTTGGATACGTGAGTTTTTCTATAGCTTCCTTATACGGCAGCCATTCGTAGCCAACATGCTCGTGCGACAGCATTACTTTTTTAGTGCTCACTTTTCCGATAAAAAAATAAACAGTTTTTAGAATTAACTCGTGAGTTTTTGAATTTTTAAAGAAATACTCAAACGATTCTTCAAATCCATCAACCAGCTTTGCTGACAAGCCGGTCTCTTCCTGGAGCTCTCGGATTGCTGCTTCAACTTTATTTTCACCATTTTCAATATGCCCTTTAGGAAAATCCCAGTGGCCAGATGCATAATGAAGTAATAAATAGGTGCGTTTACCTACACGTTCATAATAAACGACGACGCCCGCAGAAAATTCGCGATTCATAGTTGATTACTCCAAAAAATAGAGGTGAATGCCAAACGAACGACGGGTTTTGGATAATAGTACAAAAAAGAGAACCG is a window from the Candidatus Babeliales bacterium genome containing:
- a CDS encoding YifB family Mg chelatase-like AAA ATPase, with protein sequence MHAKIFSATTIGIEAHLVEVEVDLSYGMLQFFIVGLPDTAIKESRQRIATAIKNSGIRLPERKITVNLAPADLKKEGTLFDLPIAIGILAAAQLIKIESAFLHETLIIGELSLDGTIRSIKGALPIAFDAQTLGKKRLIVPKENAHEAALINGIEVIGVSNLVEIISFLRAEISIAPTQSSYVPKNTIWGDLDFGQVKGQHQAKRALQICAAGRHNILFIGPPGSGKTMLAKRLPSIMPPLSFQEILETTKVYSVSGKLQKQLITARPFRNPHHTISQAGLVGGGSFPQPGEISLTHNGILFLDELTEFKRTTLEVLRQPLENKSVCISRANQSVTFPASFLLIAALNPCPCGFLGDAKRNCHCSRTAIEHYLAKLSGPLLDRIDLQINVPSLDYDTLKKTDAPALTSAELFAGVQKALDAQVKRFGNQHEFNSNMTSQQIDEFCVLTAEAEHLIKQAFGKLHLSMRGYHKILKVARTIADIESSAVIEMPHIREAIFYRSLDATLEKMRS
- a CDS encoding 4'-phosphopantetheinyl transferase superfamily protein, which produces MILGIGIDSAEIERFLDWDKFTHRQLLKFFSQREIDYCTSIPAKSAERFAARFAAKEALYKALSNLRPQKPFLLLTVAKKCEIYQETDTAPSMRIDWTFFISTFFPHLKTAPIAHLSITHTRAIATVCIILESKSDYLLTKNKKSVLLPVQKRISIRYCK
- a CDS encoding bis(5'-nucleosyl)-tetraphosphatase, with protein sequence MNREFSAGVVVYYERVGKRTYLLLHYASGHWDFPKGHIENGENKVEAAIRELQEETGLSAKLVDGFEESFEYFFKNSKTHELILKTVYFFIGKVSTKKVMLSHEHVGYEWLPYKEAIEKLTYPNAKELLKNMERFLNDRDEKK